A genomic stretch from Salvelinus namaycush isolate Seneca chromosome 25, SaNama_1.0, whole genome shotgun sequence includes:
- the LOC120019927 gene encoding dermatan-sulfate epimerase-like protein — MAGKCAGRSVVLISLLAVVVYFSGITDVLGKNNIDNELEKITFQGEGSINEHPENWPVNLHPNLYFHQVDIRLLQQRSATTHRHIFKVIRLAVGTMLANTALYLPPVKHEEFSSKWNEIYGNNLPSLALYCLLCPKDTAAHQFLMRYMDQMAVYPNWTVTNAPNDEVPMAHSLTGFSTAYDFIYPLLDTPRRARYMKKIRAATEELYELSKHRGWGKQFLQNHQTTNILAILTGALVVGAHSDPETMMWKQVAVNYMEKTMFLLSHVVDGSLDEGVAYGSYTAKSITQYVFLARRHFDIDNTQNNWLRAHFWFYHSTLLPGFQRTVGIADSNYNWFYGPESQLVFLDAFVLRDGTGNWLAQQIWKHRPKDGPMEQSAAQRWATLHTEFLWYDSELSKQPPAGFGKALLHMFSNWGVVTYGAGLSYGQGNTFVSFKSGKLGGRAVYDIIHSKPYSWLEGWSNFNPGHEHPDQNSFTFAPNGQVFVSEALYGPKYSYLNNVLTFAPSPTSQCNQPWEGQLGECGKWLRWAEPEVGNTAGEVIVAASHGDSLFVSGEAVSAYSSVMGLKSVYRALVLLNSQTLLVFDHVEKSKESPLSALSAFFHNLDIDFKYVPHRALDRYNGALMDVWDAHYQMFWFDSQGTSPVARIQEAEQAAEFKKRWTQFVNVTFPMEGTVTRVAYLMHSPNVKISNCRFIDNSKNGVRLSVVVNGTESIVSIVTNYNDIGARYSYLGFGGYAKMQSRHQIIHFGLGVQTVSEQNTVNPVYDFGFMVNIVGGLTLCLAIGFLILQRTFYFCFRKIMRYTLTFVLLLWVVEFLFVSNSCDWLVCVQSVSNLPPNPLPTVVVTSLPGSGAEVLKPLFYNSSDFVYLQVPTEDLVIPDTEFNFDPLVDACVWSRLDAERGHYKAIQGWFHSLVSNPRLHLQNIQLHNEGSWNEIGVELSGKRRKPIRRQSGSTKPRGSSDRDGEYVRELRRHMERYPNARPVLSLSSGSWTLKLPFFREVVGHSFRAVHVVRDPRAWIYLMLYNSEPSLYSRKNVQKHVAAIFKQERNGGRSKCTLGFTQEFLTLHSVLSDPEMEPVLLLAHLWLAHTTTALRVNGDLTASYLHVRFEDIVQYPEETAGKIHTFLGVPVAPAALNQLMFATSTNLYNLVYEGDISPVSINVWREKMPIHEIRMIEDTCLTVMERLGYSRYLS; from the coding sequence ATGGCTGGAAAATGCGCAGGACGGTCTGTGGTTTTAATATCACTCTTGGCCGTTGTAGTTTACTTCTCAGGAATTACTGATGTTTTAGGCAAAAATAATATTGATAATGAGTTGGAGAAAATCACATTTCAAGGAGAGGGAAGCATCAACGAGCATCCGGAAAATTGGccggtgaaccttcaccctaacCTGTATTTTCACCAGGTGGACATACGTTTACTGCAGCAGAGATCTGCCACGACGCACAGACATATTTTTAAAGTTATCCGGCTTGCTGTTGGGACTATGCTCGCCAATACTGCACTCTATCTACCCCCGGTGAAGCATGAGGAATTTTCCAGCAAATGGAATGAAATTTACGGCAACAatcttccctctctcgctctgtactGTTTGCTCTGCCCCAAAGATACAGCTGCCCATCAATTCTTAATGAGATACATGGACCAGATGGCAGTGTACCCTAACTGGACGGTGACCAACGCTCCCAATGACGAGGTTCCCATGGCTCACTCCCTCACAGGATTTTCCACAGCCTATGACTTCATCTACCCTCTCCTGGACACACCGCGAAGGGCACGCTACATGAAGAAAATACGTGCCGCCACAGAGGAGCTGTACGAACTCTCCAAACACAGGGGATGGGGGAAGCAGTTTTTACAGAATCATCAGACTACCAACATCTTAGCCATCCTGACCGGCGCCCTCGTGGTGGGAGCACACAGTGACCCGGAGACAATGATGTGGAAGCAGGTGGCCGTTAACTACATGGAAAAGACCATGTTCCTCCTCAGTCATGTAGTGGATGGCTCGCTAGACGAGGGTGTGGCCTATGGGAGCTACACCGCAAAGTCCATCACTCAGTATGTTTTCCTGGCGCGTCGCCACTTCGACATCGACAACACCCAGAACAACTGGTTACGGGCGCACTTCTGGTTCTACCACTCCACACTTCTGCCAGGTTTCCAGAGGACAGTGGGCATCGCTGACTCCAACTACAACTGGTTCTATGGACCGGAGAGTCAGCTGGTGTTCCTCGATGCATTTGTGCTCCGGGACGGCACCGGAAACTGGCTGGCCCAGCAGATCTGGAAACATCGTCCCAAAGATGGCCCCATGGAGCAGTCGGCAGCCCAGCGCTGGGCCACCTTACACACTGAGTTCCTGTGGTATGACAGTGAGCTCTCCAAGCAACCACCAGCCGGGTTTGGCAAAGCACTACTGCACATGTTCTCAAACTGGGGTGTGGTGACTTACGGGGCTGGTTTATCATACGGTCAAGGCAACACTTTTGTCTCCTTCAAATCGGGGAAGCTGGGCGGTAGGGCGGTGTATGATATCATCCATTCCAAGCCCTACTcctggctggagggctggagcAATTTCAATCCGGGCCATGAGCACCCAGACCAGAACTCCTTCACCTTTGCCCCTAATGGACAGGTATTTGTTTCAGAGGCACTGTACGGCCCCAAATACAGCTACCTCAACAATGTCTTGACGTTCGCCCCGTCTCCCACAAGCCAGTGCAATCAGCCCTGGGAGGGCCAGCTTGGAGAGTGCGGCAAATGGCTGCGGTGGGCAGAGCCTGAGGTCGGCAACACAGCCGGTGAGGTCATTGTAGCTGCATCCCACGGGGATTCTCTGTTCGTTAGCGGAGAAGCGGTGTCAGCCTACTCCTCTGTGATGGGGCTGAAGAGCGTATATCGTGCCCTTGTCTTGCTCAACTCTCAGACTCTGCTGGTGTTCGACCATGTGGAAAAAAGCAAGGAGTCTCCGTTGAGTGCTCTGAGTGCTTTCTTTCACAACTTGGACATTGATTTTAAATATGTCCCTCACAGGGCTTTAGACAGGTACAATGGGGCACTGATGGACGTTTGGGATGCTCACTACCAAATGTTCTGGTTTGACAGTCAGGGGACTAGTCCAGTGGCGAGAATTCAGGAGGCAGAGCAGGCTGCTGAGTTTAAGAAACGATGGACCCAGTTTGTCAACGTGACCTTTCCAATGGAGGGCACGGTCACCAGAGTGGCCTATTTGATGCACAGTCCCAATGTCAAAATCTCCAACTGCAGATTCATCGACAATAGTAAAAATGGAGTACGCCTCTCTGTTGTCGTCAACGGCACAGAATCCATTGTGTCCATCGTAACAAACTACAATGACATTGGTGCCAGATATAGCTACTTGGGCTTTGGGGGATATGCAAAGATGCAAAGCAGACATCAGATAATCCACTTTGGTCTTGGAGTTCAAACAGTGTCTGAACAAAACACTGTGAATCCAGTCTATGACTTTGGGTTTATGGTTAATATAGTGGGAGGGCTGACACTGTGTCTCGCCATTGGGTTTTTAATCCTGCAACGCACGTTTTATTTCTGCTTCCGCAAGATCATGCGCTATACTTTAACGTTTGTTCTCCTGCTGTGGGTCGTTGAGTTTCTGTTTGTCTCCAATAGCTGTGATTGGCTTGTCTGTGTCCAATCAGTGTCCAATCTGCCCCCAAACCCTCTCCCCACAGTCGTGGTTACATCCCTGCCAGGGTCTGGGGCTGAAGTTCTCAAGCCCCTTTTCTATAACAGCTCTGACTTTGTTTATCTCCAAGTCCCCACAGAGGACTTAGTCATCCCGGACACTGAGTTCAACTTTGACCCCCTGGTGGACGCCTGCGTGTGGTCCAGACTAGATGCGGAAAGAGGTCACTACAAGGCCATCCAGGGCTGGTTCCATTCCTTGGTCTCTAACCCTAGACTTCACCTGCAGAACATTCAGTTGCACAACGAGGGCAGCTGGAATGAGATTGGGGTGGAGCTTTCTGGCAAGAGGAGGAAGCCAATTCGTAGGCAGTCAGGGTCTACGAAACCGAGGGGGAGTTCAGATAGAGATGGGGAGTATGTTCGGGAGCTAAGGCGGCACATGGAGAGGTACCCTAATGCCCGCCCTGTCCTCAGCCTGAGCAGCGGGAGCTGGACCCTGAAACTCCCGTTTTTCCGAGAGGTGGTCGGTCACTCATTTCGGGCGGTGCACGTTGTGCGAGATCCTCGCGCTTGGATTTACCTTATGCTCTACAACAGCGAGCCAAGCCTCTATTCTCGCAAGAATGTGCAAAAACATGTCGCCGCAATTTTTAAGCAAGAGAGGAACGGCGGGAGAAGCAAGTGTACACTAGGGTTCACCCAGGAATTCTTGACATTGCACAGCGTCCTCTCTGATCCAGAGATGGAGCCGGTGCTGCTACTGGCCCATCTGTGGCTGGCCCACACAACCACGGCACTCCGGGTCAACGGCGACCTCACCGCCTCTTACCTCCATGTGAGATTTGAGGACATTGTGCAATATCCCGAGGAGACAGCAGGAAAGATACACACGTTTCTCGGGGTTCCCGTGGCCCCAGCTGCCCTCAACCAGCTCATGTTCGCCACCTCCACCAACCTGTACAACCTGGTGTATGAGGGAGACATATCGCCAGTCAGCATCAatgtgtggagagaaaaaatgccCATCCACGAGATCAGAATGATAGAGGACACATGCTTAACGGTTATGGAGAGGCTTGGGTACTCAAGGTACTTAAGTTAA